The Ananas comosus cultivar F153 linkage group 2, ASM154086v1, whole genome shotgun sequence genome contains a region encoding:
- the LOC109706869 gene encoding uncharacterized protein LOC109706869 — MAEPQEKSKRSSNAALADDLDRSIEIDGPYYDTLPALLRSFFDVVVSPAPPPLIQRIKDATAKCAPRLREASRNSARDLLQWTRRGSALRALLVISVGSITLVALTGLLVFMLFFVAATVNAIIISLLVSLAAAGGCLALFFAFSTAIYIGALSVAVFVISTTTISTIIAVLVATGWIGFFWVIWVAARKSLDLTRQSVKMTGSAISAYSAARQARRDVNSKSAD; from the exons ATGGCGGAACCCCAAGAGAAGAGCAAGCGATCCTCCAACGCCGCTCTTGCGGACGATCTCGACCGTTCGATCGAGATCGACGGCCCCTACTACGACACCCTCCCCGCGCTCCTCCGCAGCTTCTTCGACGTGGTCGTctcccccgcgccgccgccgctcatCCAGCGGATCAAGGACGCCACCGCGAAGTGCGCCCCGCGGCTTCGAGAAGCTTCTAGAAACTCCGCGCGAGATCTTCTGCAATGGACTAGGCGGGGGAGCGCCCTACGCGCGCTTCTCGTCATCTCG GTTGGATCAATCACACTTGTGGCTTTGACTGGGCTGCTGGTTTTTATGTTGTTCTTCGTAGCTGCAACAGTGAATGCTATAATCATCTCACTCCTCGTGTCCTTGGCAGCTGCTGGAGGCtgtttagctcttttttttgctttctcgACAGCAATATACATCGGAGCATTGTCAGTTGCAGTCTTTGTTATTTCCACCACGACCATCTCAACCATCATTGCTGTTCTGGTAGCCACTG GGTGGATTGGATTCTTTTGGGTTATCTGGGTTGCGGCCCGAAAAAGCTTGGACCTGACCAGGCAATCAGTCAAGATGACAGGTTCGGCAATTTCAGCATATTCTGCTGCTCGGCAAGCAAGACGTGATGTGAACTCGAAGTCCGCCGATTAA